TGAGGCGTGAAAGCTAGTATAATCATAAATAAATGAAGGCAGAATTTGTGTGAAACAAAGAGGTTCACACCCCGTGTGTAATTAATGCTGTGATGGATTATCGTTATGCAGGGGGCCAAAGCTTGTGCCCATATATTAGGTACAGACTGCAAATGCACATGGTATCGCAAGGCGAACTATTTAACATGTGCAAGAATGGAGGAATATAATATGAAAAAGTTAGAAGAATATGTAAGAAGTATACCTGATTTCCCTGAGGAAGGCATTGTATTTAGAGATGTGACCAGCGTATTACAGGATAAAGACAGCTTAAAGATGTCAATTGACCAGATGCAGTCACTTTTAGATGATGTTGACATAGATGTAGTGGTAGGACCTGAGTCCAGAGGCTTTATCTTTGGTGTTCCGATTGCATATAACTTAAATAAAGCATTTGTACCGGTTCGTAAGAAAGGTAAACTTCCTTGTGAGACAATTGAGATGGAGTATGCTTTGGAATATGGCACCGCTACGATAGAGATGCACAAGGATGCCATTAAGCCAGGTCAAAGGGTTGCAATTATAGATGACCTGATAGCAACAGGGGGAACGATTGAAGCGATTACAAAACTAATTGAGAGTTTAGGAGGAATCGTAGTTAAGATTATTTTCTTAATGGAACTGGAAGGGCTTCATGGACGTGATAAATTAAAGGGCTATGATGTGGAAGCTGTAATTAAGTATGAAGGTAAATAATTCAGATTTTTAATTAAAAAACATAAATCTGTAATAACAGAAACTTTACTGTGATAGAACATGCCGAAGGATGATGGTTTATAATAAACTGTCAGACCTCCGGCATTTGCTTTAGGAAATTATAAACATATGATGACAGGGGAATACTAAGAAGATAAACAGAGATAATTATGACAAAACTCAGCAAGAAGTGCCAGAATTCAATAAATCAATTGATTTTTTTTAATAGATTGTTTATAATTAAAGGATAAACTTATAGATTTAGGTGGTGATTTCATGGAAGATAAGGCAAACAGCATTGGAAATGTAAAAGATAATGATGTTAAAAATAGTAAAAAAACAATCCCCTCTGATTATACAAGTCCGGAGGAACTATACCTAAGACTGGTTAAAATTGTGGAAAGTTACCATCCTTCTGCTGATATTTCCATGATTGAAAAGGCGTATCGTGTTGCCGACCTTGCACATAAAGAACAATTTCGAAAGTCCGGGGAACCTTATATTATACATCCCTTGTGTGTAGCCATAATATTGGCAGAACTTGAATTAGACAAGGAGACCATTGTGGCAGGCCTGCTTCATGATGTGGTAGAAGATACTGTCTGTACGGTAGAAGAAATCTCGAAAGACTTCAATGATGAAATAGCTCTGTTAGTTGATGGGGTAACAAAGCTGACCCAGTTAAACTATTCGAAAGATAAAGTGGAAATCCAGGCAGAAAATTTAAGAAAGATGTTTCTTGCTATGGCTAAGGATATTCGGGTAATACTGATTAAATTAGCTGACCGGTTACACAACATGCGGACACTTCAGTTCCAGACACCTATAAAACAAAAAGAAAAAGCAAGGGAAACCATGGACATCTATGCACCGATTGCGCAGAGGTTAGGTATTTCCAAAATTAAAATTGAACTGGATGATTTGTCCTTAAAGTATCTTGAGCCGGAAGTGTATAAAGACTTAACGGAAAAGATTAACTCCAGAAAAGGAGAACGGGAAGAAATCATTAACGGAATTGTGAAGGAAGTGCGTTACCATGTCATAGCCGCAGATATTGAAGCGAAGATAGACGGAAGGGTAAAGCATTTCTTTAGTATATATAAAAAGATGGTAAACCAGAATAAAACGCTAGATCAGATATTTGATTTATTTGCTGTCCGTATTATTGTGGAATCTGTAAAAGACTGTTATGCGGCACTAGGTGTGATTCATGAAATGTATAAACCTATCCCCGGTCGGTTTAAAGATTATATTGCCATGCCAAAACCCAATATGTATCAATCGCTTCACACTACTTTAATTGGTCCCGGCGGGCAGCCTTTTGAAATACAAATCAGAACTTATGAGATGCACCGTACTGCTGAATTTGGTATTGCGGCCCATTGGAAGTATAAAGAAGGTCATGACGGTAAGAATAGTCAGGATACAGAAGAGGCAAAATTAACCTGGCTGCGGCAGATACTGGAATGGCAGAGAGACATGTCTGATAATAAAGAGTTTTTAAGTCTGTTAAAGAGTGACTTAGACTTGTTCTCAGAGAGTGTTTACTGTTTTACTCCCACAGGCGATGTGAAAAACCTGCCTAATGGTTCAACTCCCATCGATTTTGCTTACAGTATCCATAGTGCAGTAGGAAATAAAATGGTAGGTGCCAGAGTAAACGGAAAATTAGTTAATATAGAGTATGTTATTCAAAACGGAGACAGAATAGAGATTATAACATCCCAAAATTCCAAAGGACCCAGCAGGGACTGGTTATCTCTTGTTAAAAGCACCCAGGCAAAGAATAAAATAAACCAATGGTTTAAGACAGAGCTAAAGGAAGACAACATCACCAAAGGCAAGGATATGATTATTGCTTACTGTAAAACCAAAGGTATTGTATTAAGTGATTTACTTAAGACTGAATTTATGAGCAGGGTTATGTCAAAATACGGTTTCAGAGACTGGGATTCCATATATGCAGCCGTAGGGCATGGCGGACTAAAAGAAGGCCAGGTCATAAATAAGCTTAAGGATGAATTTGATAAAAAGCATAAAAAAGACATTACGGATGAAAAAGTTCTGGAAACTATTACGGATGTAAAAGAAAATAAACCCGCATCCTTTGCAAAATCCAGAAGTGGTATCGTTGTAGAAGGTATTCATGATGTAGCAGTTCGTTTTTCCAAATGCTGCAGCCCTGTACCAGGGGATGAAATCGTTGGTTTTGTAACCAGAGGAAGAGGGGTATCTATCCACCGTACGGACTGTATTAATCTTATGAATTTATCAGAAGAAGACCGTGCCAGATTAATTGAAGCAGAATGGAACGTTTCTTCTGATAAAGCCCAGGGAGAGCTATATACTGCTGAAATTAAAATATATGCCAATAACAGGAGCGGTGTACTGGTAGATGTTTCTAAAATTCTCACTGAAAATAAAATCGATGTCACTTCTATGACCGTTAGAACCAGTAAGCAGGGAACGGCTACCATAAGTGTTGGCTTCGAAATAAACGGCGTGGAGCAGCTAAGATATATTGTAGCAAAATTAAGAAGTATTGAAAGCGTACTGGATATTGAACGTACAACAGGCTGATTCGTCAGCCTGTTTGGATATCTGGTAAAATGAGAAGCCTGGCAAAGCAGATGGCGAAAGCATACAGAAAAGAGGAAGAATAGCATGAAGATTCAAACCTTGGTATTAGGTGCGGTCAGAACGAATTGTTATCTGATTACGAATGAAGAGACAAGAGAAACAATTATTATAGATCCGGGAGCACAGGCGGAATTAGTAAAAGCAAAAATCCAAGAACTTGGCAGTGTACCCATGGCTGTATTACTGACACATGGACATTTTGATCATATTATGGCGGCCAAGGAATTGGCAGAAGAATACGCGATAGAAATATATGTACATGAGACAGAAAAAGAATTAGTAAGTAACAGCAGTTTAAACGGAGGGTATTTAATAAATACTTCCTATGGGCTGGTGCCTGATACACTTATAAAAGAAGAAGTGCTTAAAATGGCAGGTTTTGAATTACAGGTACTGCATACGCCAGGCCATACTGTCGGAAGTGTATGTTTTTATCTAAAAGACCAGAAAGTCTTAATCAGCGGAGATACTTTATTTCTTGGTTCTGTCGGACGTACCGACCTTCCAACAGGGAATTTTGACACCCTGCAAAAATCTATAAGGGAAAAGCTGTTTATTCTCCCAGAAGATGTAATCGTTTATCCGGGACATGGAGATGCCACTACCATTGGCTACGAGAAAAACCATAACCCTTATGTGAGTTGATAGATGGAGTATAATGTGATAACTATATACCTGTTAAATGAAGATTTTGAATACGATATTCATGCTTTAACAAAAGCATTTTATCCCAAAGAAACCATTAAAGTAATAAAAAAATCCTTTGATATATTTGAGTTAATAGAAGAAAGAACTGGTAATTTGGTGTTGTGTAAGGAAGAGGAGGAATTGAAGATTTATCTTTCTATTACAAAAGGCACCATATGCTTAGCGGTTTTAAAAGATGGAGCAGAACGGATTACCTATGAGGAAAAGATTAAGGATGGCAGTAAAAGTGCCCTTAGAAACAGCGTAAAGCAGTTGCTCTATAATAGCCTTTCTAAGCTTAGCGGTTATATGCTTCCCTGGGGAACCCTAACGGGTGTACGACCAACAAAGATTGCTTTAGAGCTGTTAGAAAACGGTGTAAAGGATGATGAAATAGAGAACAGGATGAAAGAAGTCTACTATTGTTCTCAGGAAAAAACCAAGCTCAGTCTTTTGGTAGCCCAAAAGGAATATGAACTGCTAAAAGAGATAGATTATCAAAATAGTTACAGTATATATATCGGTATACCTTTTTGCCCAAGTACCTGTTTGTACTGCTCTTTTACCTCTTATTCCCTAGAACGAAGCGGGCATTTAATGGAGGAATATTTACAAGCACTCTATAAAGAAATTACCTTTGCAGGAACCTGTTTAAAAGAAAAGAAGTTAATTACTGTTTATTTAGGCGGCGGAACACCTACCACTTTAACGGCGAAGCAATTAGACGGGCTGCTAAATCATATTAAAACAAACCTTACTATGTCTGCGGTAGTGGAATTTACGGTGGAAGCCGGCAGACCGGATAGTATTACAAAAGAAAAGCTGCTGGTGTTAAAAAAACATGGTATCAGCAGGATATCCATAAATCCTCAGACTATGAATCAGAACACATTAGATGCGATTGGCAGAAAGCATACAGTTGAAGAAGTAAAGAAAGCTTTTTTATTGGCAAGAGAATGTGGTCATGATAATATAAATATGGATTTAATTATTGGCTTGCCTTTAGAAGATGAGAAACAGGTAGAGTATACACTGCAAGAAATAGGTGCATTAAAACCTGACAGTCTGACAATTCATACATTGGCATTAAAACGTGCAGCCAGATTAAATACAGAAAAACAATCATATCAGGACATCCATTATGGAGATGCCAAAAAGATGCTGTTTCTAACCCAGGAATTCGCAAGGATTCAGGGATATGAACCCTATTATTTGTATCGTCAGAAAAATATGGCGGAAAACCTTGAGAATACCGGATATGCTCTAAAAGGAAAAGAAGGGCTTTATAATATATTGATTATGGAAGACAAACAGACTATACTAGCCTTAGGAGCGGGTGCTTTGTCTAAATTTATATTTCCTAAGGAAAACCGAATTGAGCGGGTAGAAAACGTGAAAAGCCTAAAGGATTATATAGAACGTATTGATGAAATGATTGAAAGAAAACATAGATTCTTGCTTGACAATAACATGTTTTAAAAAGAACAGAAAGAGAACAGGGTTTTTGCAGTGGAAAGGGAATCAGTATGCTGTTAGAAAACATATCGGAGCTTGTTGGCTGTGAAGAAAAAGAAGGAACTTTAAGAGACGATTTAGAAGAAGCCATTGATCATGGCATTTTAGTGAGTAAACTTGCATTTCAGTTGTCAAAAGAACTGTCAGAGGATAGGGAATTTGGTTATACTATGGCTCAGGCAGGAATGCTTCATGATATCGGTAAGTTAAAATTAGGACAGCATTTGTATGGAAGAAGAAAAGATACTTTGGTTGTGGAGGAAATGAAATACATCCGGATGCATCCTGAAATTGGATTTAGAATACTAAAACAGCATGATTATAGCAATTTATTACTGGAGTCAATTCATCATCATCATGAAAATTATGATGGGTCCGGTTACCCCCACAATTTAAAAGGAGATACCATTCCGTTAGGTGGCAGAATACTAAGAATCTGCGATGTGTATGCAGCTTTAATATCAGACCGCAGATACCGTGCTGCCTTTGATAAAGAAACGGCAATTCGTCTTATGATTGAAGAAGTTAAGAATTTTGACATGAGAATATTTTTGAAATTTTTGGGAATTATTCATTCGGAAGATTTCAAGCACATAGACAAATTTGTTGAAGATATAAATAAAAAGAATTACATGTGGAGAAAAATACTGCATGATGGATTTTATTAATGAAAAATGGGAGGTTATGACATGATTACACAAAGACCAAAAGGTACGCAGGACTGGTTTGGTAGTAATATGTACAAAAGAACGAAGATAGAAGAACTGGCAAGGGAATTATGTAAAGTTTATAACATAAAAGAGATTATAACACCGGTCTTTGAACATACGGTCCTGTTTCAAAGAGGTGTTGGTGAAACCACAGATGTTGTACAGAAAGAAATGTATACTTTTATGGATAAAGGTGATAGAAGCGTTACCTTAAAGCCGGAAGGAACAGCAGGTGCGATTAGAGCTTATTTAGAGAATAACTTGTATGCGGAAAGTCAGCCGACTAAATTATTTTATGTAACGCCGGCTTTTCGTTATGAACAGCCTCAAAGTGGAAGACTGCGTCAGCACCACCAATTCGGAGTGGAGTTTGTCGGGTCTAAAAGCCCTCTTGCCGAGGTAGAGTTAATTACTTTAATTACTACTTTTATAAGTAAGATTGGACTTAGAAATGCCAAGCTTCACATTAACAGCATTGGCTGTGGAAATTGCAGAAAAACTTATAATGAGGCATTGCTTGCCTATCTGAAAAAGCATGAAGAAAAACTATGTCCGACCTGCAAAGAAAGAATGCAAAAAAATCCCTTAAGGGTATTGGATTGTAAGGTACCAACCTGTAAAGAAATCGTTAAGGAAGCACCTAGAACCATAGAGTATTTGGATGAGGAATGCAAAAATCACTTCGAAGAGTTACAAAGTCTCCTTACTGAACTTAATATACCGTTTGAGATTGATACAGGGATTGTTAGAGGACTTGACTATTATACAAAAACAGTATTTGAATTTGTCAATGAAGAAGGCTTTACCTTATGCGGCGGCGGACGTTATGACAATCTGGTTCATGAAATAGATGAGAAGCAGGATATCCCTTCTGTAGGGTTCGGAATGGGCATAGAACGAATTATTTACTTCTTAGAGAAAGAACAGGTAGAGCTTGAGACAGAACCCCCTATTCAGTTGTATGTAGGAATATTAGGAACAGAAGCAAAGGCCGCTGCCTATAAAATTGTGAATCAATTACGAAACGACGGAATAGTTGTAGAAACAGATTATATGGATAGAAGTGTAAAGGCGCAGATGAAGTATGCCAACAAAATCGGAGCTAAAAATACAGTTATCATTGGTGCAGACGAAATTGCCAATAACAAAGTGAAAATTAAAAATATGGACAACGGGGAACAGACAGAAGTTACTCTTAATGAAATTGTAAGTCATTATAAAAAGTAAGCTTTTGGTTCTATTCTGAAACATCGTAGGAGATGTAAGTTGTTCGATATCAATAACTGCCAGTATCAAAGGATTTTGGCAGTTATTTTTAACTGATAAACCGTTATCATAACTACTGCATAGTTATTAGATATTGTAGGAGGGAGGGAATTGAAAGGATAGTATACTTGAGGGGATGTATATTGGCACATTACGGAGGGAACTTTATAATGGAGGTCTAATATGGATCAAGAACGTAGAATGAGAGAAATTATAGTTGTCTGCCAAATGGATGGAAAAATAGTAAAAACAACAAAGTATGGGGAATGGGGAGATATATTTAGAGTAGGGGATTATTTTTATCTATCTTTTCAAGATGGGAAAAGTACAGAGGTTAAAAATTTCTGGAATACATTAATAAAACAAGGATATGTTATTGGAGCCGTGATGTCTTTAGAGTTAAATGGTTTGTTAGAAACGGTACATGTTAACGCATACAGCAGTCATAATAAGCTCTATATAACCTTATTAAAAGGTTGTATGGAGACAATTCAGATTATGCAAAAAATATCCGGGCTTGGTAAGAGCAGAGGTCACTCTAAAAATCATACAAAAGATGACAGGGAAAAACTGCAAGAGTACATGAAATTATTGGAAAGTCAAATGATGCTGGACAGTGTAACGAATACGTATAATCAACGTTATTTTAACAAAATAATTTATGAAGAAGCGAAAAAAGCAGCAATAAAGCAATACCCTATAACCATGATACTAATTAACCTTGAACAGTCAGCCTGTTCTGAGAATGCCCCAGAGGTTTTAAAAGAGGCGGGAAGTAAGGCAGTCTTTGGGGATATAGAACTTGCAGCGATTGCCTTTGCAAGGATTGCAAAGGATAGATTAAAGGATAGAAAGGAACTGTTATTCCGATTAGCTAGGAATGAATTCTTAATCTTATGTATACAACAAAACCAAATTAAAGCCAATCAAGTAATAGATAATATAAATGAAGCATTTACGTTGCAAATGCCGGAAAGAATTCTTCTAACTGGCATAGTGGAACTTACGCCGGATAAAATTACTGAAGATTTTAGTGTAATACCGTACTTAAAAATGGCAGATGACAGGATAGGGCTTTATCGCCGTGAAAAAGTAATGCATTAGAGTATACGCAAAGGGAGAGCCTCCGGCATACAATTATCTTGTTTTTTCAAAAAAAAAGAATTATAATAGAAACTATTGAGTTATTCTGGAATAATACTTTATTTTTTCAAGAATTAGTTTTCAGAAACATCCTAAAAATGCTAAGGATTTAAGACGGAAAGGATAAAAAAATGAAACAAAAAAATGCATGGTTAAAGTATGATGAAAATCAGACCAGAGAAATATTCGCCTTTAATGAAGGCTATAAAAAATTCATCTCCGACTGTAAAACCGAAAGAGAATGTGTACAGGAAATAATAAAACTAGCAAGAGAACAAGGCTATACGGACTTAAAAGATGCTATAAAAGCAAAAACTCCATTAAAAGCAGGAGATAAAGTGTACATAAACAATATGGAGAAGGCAGTTGCTTTATTTATTCTAGGCAAAGAACCTTTAGAGAAGGGGTTAAAGATTCTAGGCGCTCATATTGATTCTCCAAGACTTGACGTAAAGCAGGTACCCCTGTATGAAGATACAGATATGGCAATGTTAGATACCCATTACTATGGCGGAATTAAGAAGTACCAATGGGTTACTCTTCCTCTGGCTATACATGGTGTAGTAGTAAAGAAAGACGGCACTGTAATAAATGTTGTAATTGGTGAAGATGAGAATGACCCGGTTATTGGTATCACTGATTTGCTGGTGCATTTATCCGGTGCACAATTAGAGAAAAAAGCCGCTAAGGTAATTGAAGGAGAAGACTTAAATGTCTTAATCGGCAGTATGCCAGTTAAGGAAGAAGAAAAAGATGCAGTTAAAGCAAATGTATTACGTATCTTAAAGGAAAAATATGACTTTGAAGAAGAAGATTTTCTCTCTGCGGAATTAGAAATTGTAACGGCAGGTAAAGCAAGAGATTATGGTATTGACCGCAGTATGGTAATTGGTTACGGACAGGATGACAGAGTGTGTGCTTATACCTCTTTACAGGCAATGTTTGAAATAACAGAAACAGACAGAACCTGCTCCTGCATACTGGTTGACAAGGAAGAAATTGGAAGTGTCGGTGCCTCTGGTATGCACTCTAAATTCTTTGAGAATGCCGTTGCAGAACTTATAGATTTAGCAGGAGAATACTCCGAGTTAAAACTAAGACGTGCCATGCAAAACTCTCATATGCTATCTTCTGATGTTAGTGCAGCATTCGACCCTAATTATCCTGCTGTTATGGAAAAGAAGAATTCTGCATATTTTGGAAAAGGTATGGTATTTAATAAATATACAGGTTCCAGAGGAAAATCAGGTTCTAACGATGCTAATCCGGAATATATGGCTCGTCTAAGAAATATTATGGAAAACCATAATGTATCTTATCAGACTGCCGAGCTTGGTAAGGTAGATGAAGGCGGCGGCGGTACCATTGCTTACATAATGGCTAATTATAATATGGAGGTTATTGATAGTGGTGTGGCGGTACTTAACATGCATGCACCTTGGGAAATAACCAGTAAAGTAGATATCTATGAGACCAAAAACGGTTATGTTGCCTTTTTAAATGAAATATAAACCTTAGAAATGGTTATAATCTAAAGGTCGTAATCAAAGGTCGCAGATGGGAGCAAAAAAATGGTTAAGCATATTGTTCTTTGGAAGCATGGGGATAATTTTTCAGAAACAGAAAAACAGGAACATGCAAAAATTATAAAAGAAAGTTTGGAAGCATTAGTTCATAAGATTCCGGGAGTTATATCCATAAAAGTAATAACAAATCCTTTGCCGTCAGGTTCAGGTGATGCAGACCTTATTCTGGACAGCACGTTTGAGAGTATAGACGCATTAAATACCTATCAGGAACATCCAGAACACATAAAGGCTGCAACTTATGTAAGAAGCGTTGTGAAAGACCGTAAATGTATTGACTACTGGGAATAAATAATATAAGATACAATACTGTAAAAGCAATGCTTATGTAGTGTTGCTTTTTACAGCTTGTACATTCATTTAAATAAATAATATAAGAAAAGCACAACAGGTTATCAGGAGGTAAATATGGCAGAATCGATGAAGGGCTTACACCGCAGTCATAGATGTACGGAGGTTTCAACTGCTAATATTGGTGAAACAGTCATTGTAATGGGCTGGGTACAAAAAAGCAGAAATAAAGGCGGTATAATATTTGTTGACTTAAGAGACCGTTCGGGTCTTTTGCAGGTAATTTTTGAAGAAAATGACATTGGGGTAGATGGATTTTTAAAAGCTGAAAAATTAAGAAGTGAATTTGTTGTTGCAATTACCGGTAAGGTAGAAGCTCGTTCCGGTGCTGTCAATGAAAATCTTGCTACAGGTGCAATTGAAATTAGAGCGACTGAACTTCGCATTCTTTCTGAGGCTGAAACACCTCCATTCCCAATTGAAGAAGAGAGTAGAACCAAGGAAGAACTTCGTTTGAAATACAGGTATTTAGATCTTAGAAGACCGGATTTACAAAAGAACTTGATTATGCGCAGTAAGGTGGCAAATTTAACCAGATTGTTCTTAGCAGAAGAGGGATTTTTGGAAATCGAAACACCCATGTTAACGAAAAGTACACCGGAGGGTGCCAGAGATTATCTGGTTCCAAGCCGTGTTCATCCAGGTAATTTTTATGCTCTTCCGCAGTCACCCCAGCTTTTTAAGCAATTATTAATGTGCTCCGGGTATGATAGGTACTTTCAGATCGTGAAATGTTTCCGTGATGAAGATT
The nucleotide sequence above comes from Anaerocolumna cellulosilytica. Encoded proteins:
- a CDS encoding nucleotidyl cyclase domain-containing protein, coding for MDQERRMREIIVVCQMDGKIVKTTKYGEWGDIFRVGDYFYLSFQDGKSTEVKNFWNTLIKQGYVIGAVMSLELNGLLETVHVNAYSSHNKLYITLLKGCMETIQIMQKISGLGKSRGHSKNHTKDDREKLQEYMKLLESQMMLDSVTNTYNQRYFNKIIYEEAKKAAIKQYPITMILINLEQSACSENAPEVLKEAGSKAVFGDIELAAIAFARIAKDRLKDRKELLFRLARNEFLILCIQQNQIKANQVIDNINEAFTLQMPERILLTGIVELTPDKITEDFSVIPYLKMADDRIGLYRREKVMH
- a CDS encoding adenine phosphoribosyltransferase, with translation MKKLEEYVRSIPDFPEEGIVFRDVTSVLQDKDSLKMSIDQMQSLLDDVDIDVVVGPESRGFIFGVPIAYNLNKAFVPVRKKGKLPCETIEMEYALEYGTATIEMHKDAIKPGQRVAIIDDLIATGGTIEAITKLIESLGGIVVKIIFLMELEGLHGRDKLKGYDVEAVIKYEGK
- the hisS gene encoding histidine--tRNA ligase — translated: MITQRPKGTQDWFGSNMYKRTKIEELARELCKVYNIKEIITPVFEHTVLFQRGVGETTDVVQKEMYTFMDKGDRSVTLKPEGTAGAIRAYLENNLYAESQPTKLFYVTPAFRYEQPQSGRLRQHHQFGVEFVGSKSPLAEVELITLITTFISKIGLRNAKLHINSIGCGNCRKTYNEALLAYLKKHEEKLCPTCKERMQKNPLRVLDCKVPTCKEIVKEAPRTIEYLDEECKNHFEELQSLLTELNIPFEIDTGIVRGLDYYTKTVFEFVNEEGFTLCGGGRYDNLVHEIDEKQDIPSVGFGMGIERIIYFLEKEQVELETEPPIQLYVGILGTEAKAAAYKIVNQLRNDGIVVETDYMDRSVKAQMKYANKIGAKNTVIIGADEIANNKVKIKNMDNGEQTEVTLNEIVSHYKK
- a CDS encoding HD-GYP domain-containing protein → MLLENISELVGCEEKEGTLRDDLEEAIDHGILVSKLAFQLSKELSEDREFGYTMAQAGMLHDIGKLKLGQHLYGRRKDTLVVEEMKYIRMHPEIGFRILKQHDYSNLLLESIHHHHENYDGSGYPHNLKGDTIPLGGRILRICDVYAALISDRRYRAAFDKETAIRLMIEEVKNFDMRIFLKFLGIIHSEDFKHIDKFVEDINKKNYMWRKILHDGFY
- the hemZ gene encoding coproporphyrinogen dehydrogenase HemZ — protein: MITIYLLNEDFEYDIHALTKAFYPKETIKVIKKSFDIFELIEERTGNLVLCKEEEELKIYLSITKGTICLAVLKDGAERITYEEKIKDGSKSALRNSVKQLLYNSLSKLSGYMLPWGTLTGVRPTKIALELLENGVKDDEIENRMKEVYYCSQEKTKLSLLVAQKEYELLKEIDYQNSYSIYIGIPFCPSTCLYCSFTSYSLERSGHLMEEYLQALYKEITFAGTCLKEKKLITVYLGGGTPTTLTAKQLDGLLNHIKTNLTMSAVVEFTVEAGRPDSITKEKLLVLKKHGISRISINPQTMNQNTLDAIGRKHTVEEVKKAFLLARECGHDNINMDLIIGLPLEDEKQVEYTLQEIGALKPDSLTIHTLALKRAARLNTEKQSYQDIHYGDAKKMLFLTQEFARIQGYEPYYLYRQKNMAENLENTGYALKGKEGLYNILIMEDKQTILALGAGALSKFIFPKENRIERVENVKSLKDYIERIDEMIERKHRFLLDNNMF
- a CDS encoding Dabb family protein, which translates into the protein MVKHIVLWKHGDNFSETEKQEHAKIIKESLEALVHKIPGVISIKVITNPLPSGSGDADLILDSTFESIDALNTYQEHPEHIKAATYVRSVVKDRKCIDYWE
- a CDS encoding RelA/SpoT family protein; this translates as MEDKANSIGNVKDNDVKNSKKTIPSDYTSPEELYLRLVKIVESYHPSADISMIEKAYRVADLAHKEQFRKSGEPYIIHPLCVAIILAELELDKETIVAGLLHDVVEDTVCTVEEISKDFNDEIALLVDGVTKLTQLNYSKDKVEIQAENLRKMFLAMAKDIRVILIKLADRLHNMRTLQFQTPIKQKEKARETMDIYAPIAQRLGISKIKIELDDLSLKYLEPEVYKDLTEKINSRKGEREEIINGIVKEVRYHVIAADIEAKIDGRVKHFFSIYKKMVNQNKTLDQIFDLFAVRIIVESVKDCYAALGVIHEMYKPIPGRFKDYIAMPKPNMYQSLHTTLIGPGGQPFEIQIRTYEMHRTAEFGIAAHWKYKEGHDGKNSQDTEEAKLTWLRQILEWQRDMSDNKEFLSLLKSDLDLFSESVYCFTPTGDVKNLPNGSTPIDFAYSIHSAVGNKMVGARVNGKLVNIEYVIQNGDRIEIITSQNSKGPSRDWLSLVKSTQAKNKINQWFKTELKEDNITKGKDMIIAYCKTKGIVLSDLLKTEFMSRVMSKYGFRDWDSIYAAVGHGGLKEGQVINKLKDEFDKKHKKDITDEKVLETITDVKENKPASFAKSRSGIVVEGIHDVAVRFSKCCSPVPGDEIVGFVTRGRGVSIHRTDCINLMNLSEEDRARLIEAEWNVSSDKAQGELYTAEIKIYANNRSGVLVDVSKILTENKIDVTSMTVRTSKQGTATISVGFEINGVEQLRYIVAKLRSIESVLDIERTTG
- a CDS encoding aminopeptidase; this encodes MKQKNAWLKYDENQTREIFAFNEGYKKFISDCKTERECVQEIIKLAREQGYTDLKDAIKAKTPLKAGDKVYINNMEKAVALFILGKEPLEKGLKILGAHIDSPRLDVKQVPLYEDTDMAMLDTHYYGGIKKYQWVTLPLAIHGVVVKKDGTVINVVIGEDENDPVIGITDLLVHLSGAQLEKKAAKVIEGEDLNVLIGSMPVKEEEKDAVKANVLRILKEKYDFEEEDFLSAELEIVTAGKARDYGIDRSMVIGYGQDDRVCAYTSLQAMFEITETDRTCSCILVDKEEIGSVGASGMHSKFFENAVAELIDLAGEYSELKLRRAMQNSHMLSSDVSAAFDPNYPAVMEKKNSAYFGKGMVFNKYTGSRGKSGSNDANPEYMARLRNIMENHNVSYQTAELGKVDEGGGGTIAYIMANYNMEVIDSGVAVLNMHAPWEITSKVDIYETKNGYVAFLNEI
- a CDS encoding MBL fold metallo-hydrolase, whose translation is MKIQTLVLGAVRTNCYLITNEETRETIIIDPGAQAELVKAKIQELGSVPMAVLLTHGHFDHIMAAKELAEEYAIEIYVHETEKELVSNSSLNGGYLINTSYGLVPDTLIKEEVLKMAGFELQVLHTPGHTVGSVCFYLKDQKVLISGDTLFLGSVGRTDLPTGNFDTLQKSIREKLFILPEDVIVYPGHGDATTIGYEKNHNPYVS